From the genome of Eucalyptus grandis isolate ANBG69807.140 chromosome 2, ASM1654582v1, whole genome shotgun sequence, one region includes:
- the LOC120290604 gene encoding TMV resistance protein N-like: MAVSGKRGPLDGSFPHELTSNTPFSSQTPKKPKMLVNETNSQASSGPSYEVFLSFRGTDTRHGFTDCLYHAMVGVGILVFRDDESLRIGQKIGGKLLQAIENSKIYIPIFSKNYASSHWCLRELAYMVECTSKLNEKKEILPIFLDVEPEDVKLKTDLYSQALAKHQEKFSAEVESWKKALNEVDEIKGWNLKKDQG; encoded by the coding sequence ATGGCGGTTTCTGGCAAGCGCGGACCTCTTGACGGCTCTTTCCCTCATGAGCTCACCTCCAATACTCCCTTTTCCAGCCAGACCCCGAAGAAGCCCAAAATGCTAGTGAATGAGACCAATTCGCAGGCATCATCCGGACCTTCATATGAggtttttctgagttttcgggGAACCGACACCCGTCATGGATTCACCGATTGCCTTTACCATGCCATGGTTGGGGTCGGGATCCTTGTCTTTAGGGACGATGAATCCCTTCGCATCGGTCAAAAAATTGGTGGTAAACTTCTACAAGCAATTGAGAACTCCAAAATCTACATTCCCATATTCTCCAAAAATTATGCTTCGAGTCACTGGTGCCTCCGAGAGCTCGCATACATGGTTGAGTGCACCTCAAAATTGAATGAGAAAAAAGAGATTCTGCCCATTTTCTTGGATGTGGAACCTGAAGATGTCAAGCTCAAAACAGACTTATATAGCCAAGCTCTTGCAAAGCACCAGGAAAAGTTTAGTGCAGAAGTGGAGTCATGGAAAAAGGCTCTCAATGAGGTGGACGAGATAAAGGGATGGaacttgaagaaagatcaagGGTAA
- the LOC120290842 gene encoding disease resistance protein RUN1-like gives MLEVGSDGVQFLGIHGMGGVGKTTLAKVVFNILSSSFDGCCFLADVGESSKGNNGLVNLQKKLLSKLFGSHSIDQIYHVNDGINMMNRGVLKNKKVLIVLDDVDEKEQLKSLAEKGDWFGPSSRIIITTRDQSILMVKGEAIGEGLVEKSANVLTYDVQEMKFDHALKLFSRHAFRRNSPPEDHMFLSEKIVHTLGKLPLALEITGSSLNGKPEELWVDTWKKLQEAPPKEVQRKLMITYDRLDPTQREVFLDIACFFVNKEKSYPFYMWDACGYHPHDAIEVLFLMSLIKLKGDILWMHDQVRDLGREIVRQENYTDPYEHSRVWNYDEAWSILKEKEGSRKIKAMSLGYYGGFHGGILTSDEVAPLRNLRFFQGNGKRLVGDFNNLLPSLRWLSWQFCSSQFEATNFHPANLIVLDLSWSNISEEWIGWEQLKV, from the exons ATGTTGGAAGTGGGGTCTGATGGTGTACAATTTCTTGGAATCCACGGAATGGGCGGTGTTGGCAAAACAACTCTTGCTAAGGTCGTCTTCAACATACTATCTTCTAGCTTTGACGGATGTTGTTTCCTTGCAGATGTTGGGGAATCATCAAAAGGCAATAATGGTCTggtaaatttgcaaaaaaaattgttatccaAGCTCTTTGGTTCTCATTCTATCGACCAAATTTATCACGTGAATGATGGGATCAACATGATGAACAGAGGagtacttaaaaataaaaaagttctcATTGTTTTAGACGACGTGGATGAGAAAGAACAACTTAAAAGTCTAGCAGAAAAAGGTGATTGGTTCGGTCCTAGTAGTAGGATTATCATAACTACTAGGGACCAAAGTATCCTAATGGTTAAGGGAGAAGCAATAGGTGAAGGCCTTGTAGAAAAGTCCGCAAACGTTTTGACTTACGATGTACAAGAAATGAAATTTGATCATGCTCTTAAGCTTTTTAGTAGGCATGCCTTTAGAAGAAACTCTCCACCAGAAGATCATATGTTCCTTTCTGAGAAAATTGTCCATACTTTGGGAAAGCTCCCTTTAGCTCTTGAGATTACAGGTTCATCCCTTAACGGAAAACCTGAAGAATTATGGGTTGACACATGGAAGAAGCTACAAGAAGCTCCTCCTAAGGAAGTCCAGAGAAAATTGATGATAACTTATGACAGGTTAGATCCTACACAAAGGGAAGTATTTTTGGATATAGCCtgtttttttgttaataagGAGAAATCATACCCTTTCTACATGTGGGATGCCTGTGGATACCATCCACATGATGCCATTGAAGTCCTCTTTCTCATGTCCTTGATAAAACTCAAAGGCGATATTttatggatgcatgaccaagtgCGAGACCTCGGAAGGGAAATTGTCCGTCAAGAGAACTATACCGATCCCTATGAGCATAGTAGAGTGTGGAACTATGATGAAGCTTGGAGCATTCTGAAGGAgaaagag GGAAgtaggaaaataaaagcaatGTCTCTAGGATATTATGGTGGATTTCATGGAGGCATTTTGACAAGTGATGAAGTTGCTCCGTTACGAAACCTAAGGTTCTTTCAAGGGAATGGAAAGCGCCTCGTTGGAGACTTCAACAACCTTCTCCCTAGtttaagatggctttcttggcaatTTTGCTCTAGCCAGTTTGAGGCAACAAACTTTCATCCGGCTAACTTAATCGTTCTTGACCTTTCATGGAGCAATATTTCGGAGGAATGGATTGGTTGGGAACAACTTAAAGTATGA